The genomic stretch ACAGCCTTTAGTTAGGGTAGTATTCATATTCATGCAATAATTGTGAATAAAAATACAATAAGCCAGTGCGTAAGGAAACCAGAATAATTATCCGGCTCCTTACCCAAAATTGAGAAGGTGAACAGACCCTATGTTGAATACGCTGATTGTTGGTGCCACAGGTTATGCCGGAGCTGAACTCGCGGCCTATCTGAACCGCCACCCACATATGAACATAACCGGTTTAACGGTTTCAGCGCAAAGTGCAGATGCAGGAAAATTGCTTTCTGATTTGCACCCTCAATTGAAAGGCATCGTCGATCTGCCTGTTTTGCCGCTCAAAGACGTGGCGGAAGCCGCGAAAGGCGTCGATGTGGTGTTTCTGGCGACCGCGCATGAAGTCAGCCACGATTTAGCCCCGCAGTTTCTGGCGGCCGGTTGTGTGGTGTTCGACCTGTCCGGGGCTTTCCGCGTCAGCAAACCGGAGTTCTATACCGAATTCTACGGCTTCGAGCATCAGCATCTCGATTTGCTCGACAAAGCCGTGTACGGCCTGGCCGAATGGCAGGCTGACAAATTAAAAGACGCGCAGCTGATTGCCGTGCCGGGGTGTTACCCGACCGCTTCCCAGCTGGCGCTGAAACCGCTTATCGAAAACGGTCTGCTTAATGACAGTCAGTGGCCGGTGATCAACGCCACCAGCGGCGTCAGCGGTGCAGGCCGTAAAGCCACGCTGGGCAACAGCTTCTGTGAAGTCAGCCTTCAGCCGTACAAACTCTTCAGCCATCGTCATGAACCTGAAATCGCCGAGCATCTTGGCGTGCCGGTGATTTTCACGCCGCATCTGGGTAACTTCCCGCGTGGTATTCTGGCGACCATTACCTGCCGTCTTAACGCAGGTGTGACGGAGCAGGATGTGGCGGAAGCTTTCCACAATGCGTATCACGACAAACCGCTGGTGCGTCTTTACACCAAAGGCGTTCCGGCGCTGAAAGACGTGGTCGGTCTGCCGTTCTGTGATATCGGTTTTGCGGTGAAAGGCGAACATCTGATTGTGGTGGCGACGGAAGATAACGTTCTGAAAGGAGCGTCCGCGCAGGCAGTGCAGTGCATGAATATCCGCTTTGGCTTCCCGGAAACACAATCCCTGCTTTAACAATCCTCAGATTGTCAGCAAACAGAAAACACGCGTCCCTGAGCGTTTATTCAGACGTTCGGGGATGCTAAATTAAATTAAACGCATTGTTATTAATTAACATAATCAACCGATCGAGGCGTAAACAGCTATGAATCCGTTAGTCATCAAGTTAGGTGGTGTGTTGCTGGATAATGAAGAAGCACTTGAACGCCTGTTCATGGCGGTTGTGGCTTATCGTCAGGAATATCATCGCCCGCTGGTGATCGTTCACGGTGGCGGCTGCCTGGTTGATGAGCTGATGAAAAAGCTTAATCTTCCTGTGGTGAAGAAAGCCGGTCTGCGTGTCACACCGGCCGATCAGATTGACATTATTACTGGTGCACTGGCGGGCAGCGCGAACAAAACCCTGCTGGCGTGGGCGGTGAAAAACCACATTAACGCCGTCGGCCTGTCTCTGGCGGATGGCGGCACGGTCAGCGTGACCCAGCTGGATGAATCGCTGGGCTTCGTCGGTAAAGCCGAAGCGGGCAATCCTGCGCTGATCAATACCCTGACCGCTGCGGGCTATCTGCCGATTGTCAGCTCTATCGGTATCACCGCAGCCGGTGAGCTGATGAACGTCAACGCCGATCAGGCAGCGACGGCTCTGGCAGCGACGCTGGGCGCGGATTTGATTCTGCTGTCAGACGTCAGCGGCATTCTCGATGGCAAAGGCCAGCGCATTCCGGAAATGAGTGCGGAGAAAGCCGAACATCTGATTGAGCAGGGCATTATTACTGACGGTATGATCGTCAAAGTTCATGCTGCGCTGGACGCCGCACGTTCTCTCGGGCGTCCGGTCGATATCGCAAGCTGGCGTCACGCCGAGCAATTACCAGCACTCTTTAACGGCGTCGCGATCGGCACACGTATTCTGGCGTAGTTTGCCCTTCGGCAGGTTTACGATCTGGCGTATTTGGTACACACTTTTGTCAGGGCGCAGCGTTTTGCGCCCTTTTGCATAAAAAAATTCAGGAGCAGGAAAATGGCACTTTGGGGCGGACGTTTTACTCAGGCAGCGGATCAGCGGTTTAAAGAACTTAATGACTCACTGCGTTTCGACTACCGGCTGGCAGAGCAAGATATTGTGGGCTCCGTTGCCTGGTCCAAAGCGCTGGTGACCGTGAATGTGTTAACGGCTGACGAACAAATTCAGCTGGAAGACGCGCTGAACATTCTGCTGGAAGAAGTCCGTGCTAACCCGCGCGCTATTTTAGCCAGCGATGCTGAAGATATTCACAGCTGGGTCGAAGGCAAACTGATCGACAAAGTCGGCAATCTCGGCAAGAAACTGCACACCGGCCGCAGCCGTAACGATCAGGTCGCAACCGACATCAAACTGTGGTGTAAAGCGCAGGTGGTTGAACTGGGCGACGCGCTGCATCATCTGCAACAGGCGCTGGTCGCCACGGCCGAAGCCAATCAGGATGCCGTGATGCCGGGCTATACGCACCTGCAACGCGCGCAGCCGGTGACGTTTGCGCACTGGTGTATGGCGTATGTGGAAATGCTGGCGCGCGATGAAAGCCGTCTGAAAGATACCCTTACCCGTCTGGACGTCAGCCCGCTGGGTTGTGGCGCACTGGCCGGTACCGCGTATCCGATGGATCGCGAGCAACTGGCGGGCTGGTTAGGTTTTGCTTCTGCGACCCGCAACAGCCTCGACAGCGTTTCCGACCGCGACCACGTGCTGGAGCTGCTGTCCAACGCCGCCATCAGCATGGTTCACCTTTCCCGTTTCGCCGAAGATCTGATTTTCTTCAACACCGGTGAAGCGGCATTTATTGATTTGTCCGACCGCGTGACGTCCGGTTCTTCCCTGATGCCACAAAAGAAAAACCCGGACGCACTGGAACTGATCCGCGGTAAATGTGGCCGTGTTCAGGGCGCGCTGACCGGCATGATGATGACCATGAAAGGCCTGCCGCTGGCATACAATAAAGACATGCAGGAAGACAAAGAAGGGTTGTTCGACGCGCTCGACACCTGGATGGATTGTCTGAACATGGCGTCGCTGGTGCTGGAGGGCATTCAGGTGAAACGCCCGCGTGCGAAAGAAGCCGCGCAGCAGGGTTACGCGAACTCCACCGAACTGGCGGATTATCTGGTCGCCAAAGGTGTACCGTTCCGCGAAGCACACCATATTGTCGGTGAAGCCGTGGTTGAAGCCATTAAACAAGGTAAAGCGCTGGAAGCCTTAACGCTGGCTGACTTGCAGAAATTCAGCAGCGTGATCGGTGACGACGTTTATCCGATCCTTGAACTGCAATCCTGCCTCGATAAACGTGCAGCCAAAGGCGGTGTTTCTCCGCAACAAGTCGCACAGGCCATTGCCGACGCGAAAGCGCGTTTAGGGCTGTAAGTTTTCAGTTTTCGCTTTCTAGTTTGATTGCTATATTAATAAACCAGCACCTGTGCTGGTTTATTAAATCTAAAAGGACTTTTTTATAAGAATTAATAATGGTGCCTTTTTTTATAAGCGTGCTATTTTTTCATGACAGGCTGTATAAATCCTCCTGAATCAACTAAGAAGCTGAATAACTCAAATTTGTTGTTTGTTTTGTTTTTTTTATAAACAAACTCCTCGGCTAAAATATATTTTTCGTATTCGGATACATAAGTTATTTTAATCAGGGAATTGTCCTTTTCTAAACTGTATAGGACTCTTGATTTTTCATAGGTTCCTAACATTTTCTTCTTTTCCATCATGAGAATGATGAAACTTCCTTCCGGCATTGCATTTTTGAAATCATTTGACGTCTCTGCATACATTTCCTTTAGGCTATTATCATTGTACTCTGCTTGAAACGTTTTTATTTTAAGTTGTACTTCTTGCATATTTTTACTATCACAGGCTGCGATTGTAAAAATCATGATGATCAATATAAATAGTTTGATACAGCTGTTATAAATTCTCATGACTATCCTAGTCGAAAGCACATTTAGTTGATTGGCGGCAGGTGATTTTCCCTACAAATCCACCGGCACCTGGTCCTGCTCCAAGCGAGCCAGATTTGTTGCCTGCACTATCTTTCATTGCTGTTAAACCAAATTTACCCAGCCAGCCCCCGGCACCTCCCCAACCCTCGAGATCGCTTTCTCCGGAAGATACGCCTCCTCCTGATATGGTTCCTGTAAATGCGCCTCCGACCGCAATTCCAATCCCTTCATGTTCGCAAAGTGAACGATAGACACATAGATCCACGCCGACTGGAGAACCTATATTTGTTCCAGCAGCGAGGCCATATGAATCATTCCCACCCATAAAGAAATCAAGTGCGTATGATAAATCTACAGAGATAGAACCAGACATTGGTGCATAGTAAGGTCCGGATATTGCTGATAGCGCAGCTTGACGATCACTTTCTGACAAATAACGACCAGCTGATTCTGCCGCCTGACCAGCTTGTGATATGCCAATACCAAAGCCTTTTAGTCCCAAGGCATCAATGTATTGAACAGGATTGTTAATGTATATGTACCTGTTCCATCCCCCTCTCAACCCAATCGGATCCTGCGTAATATATCTTCCCTGCATCGGGTCATAATAACGGTGACGGTTGTAATGCAGCCCTGATTCTTCGTCGTAATGCTGGCCCTGCATTCTGATGGGCTGGCGCAGTTTGTACGGATTAAAAACATCGACCGCGTTGCCCCAGACGTCCATCACAGCGCTCCATTCCACCTTGCTGGTTCTGTGATTAATCAGCGCAATGGGTGTGCCGAGGTGGTCGCAGTGATAAAGGTGAATTTTCAGCGCCTCGCCTTCCGGCATCGGGTCGAGCCACAGCGCGAGGTTTTCGGCTTTCAGCCCGACGGCGTCCAGCCACTGCTGATTGTCGTCGCTGAGACGATTTTTGCGGATGTCCTTTTCGATTTCATTCAGGCGCAGATGCAGTTCGGTCGGCAACGCGCTGCCGTTTTCCTCTTCGAGTTTTTCCGCCAGCGAGCGGTGGCTGTCTTCCATGCGCGCGTGTTCGGCGCGCAGCAGCGGGACGAAGCTGTTCGGGTGATAAATCGTGTGCAGCTGCGTGTCGCGGTTTTCGGTCAGCACCAGCCGGTCGCCGTCCCAGCCGAACCAGATGTTTTGGGTTTCTGTTTCGCCGGACTGCGGATTGAGTTGCGTCACGTGCTTGCCGACGCGACGCCCGAGCGGGTCGTAGATATAGCGCGCCTGCATCTGAATCTGGCCGTCCTCTTCCATTTTCAGACGCGTCAGCCGGTGCGCCTGGTCGTAGGTGAAGTGGCTGATAGCCCCGCGCGGTGCTTCCCGCCAGCCCGCGCGGTACGGGCGTTTTTCCGTCAGGTTGCCAAATTTGTCGTGTTCATAAATGTACCGTTCGTCGCGCTGGATGCGGTTGTGGTACCAGACCGGCAGC from Rahnella sikkimica encodes the following:
- the argB gene encoding acetylglutamate kinase, giving the protein MNPLVIKLGGVLLDNEEALERLFMAVVAYRQEYHRPLVIVHGGGCLVDELMKKLNLPVVKKAGLRVTPADQIDIITGALAGSANKTLLAWAVKNHINAVGLSLADGGTVSVTQLDESLGFVGKAEAGNPALINTLTAAGYLPIVSSIGITAAGELMNVNADQAATALAATLGADLILLSDVSGILDGKGQRIPEMSAEKAEHLIEQGIITDGMIVKVHAALDAARSLGRPVDIASWRHAEQLPALFNGVAIGTRILA
- the argC gene encoding N-acetyl-gamma-glutamyl-phosphate reductase gives rise to the protein MLNTLIVGATGYAGAELAAYLNRHPHMNITGLTVSAQSADAGKLLSDLHPQLKGIVDLPVLPLKDVAEAAKGVDVVFLATAHEVSHDLAPQFLAAGCVVFDLSGAFRVSKPEFYTEFYGFEHQHLDLLDKAVYGLAEWQADKLKDAQLIAVPGCYPTASQLALKPLIENGLLNDSQWPVINATSGVSGAGRKATLGNSFCEVSLQPYKLFSHRHEPEIAEHLGVPVIFTPHLGNFPRGILATITCRLNAGVTEQDVAEAFHNAYHDKPLVRLYTKGVPALKDVVGLPFCDIGFAVKGEHLIVVATEDNVLKGASAQAVQCMNIRFGFPETQSLL
- the argH gene encoding argininosuccinate lyase; its protein translation is MALWGGRFTQAADQRFKELNDSLRFDYRLAEQDIVGSVAWSKALVTVNVLTADEQIQLEDALNILLEEVRANPRAILASDAEDIHSWVEGKLIDKVGNLGKKLHTGRSRNDQVATDIKLWCKAQVVELGDALHHLQQALVATAEANQDAVMPGYTHLQRAQPVTFAHWCMAYVEMLARDESRLKDTLTRLDVSPLGCGALAGTAYPMDREQLAGWLGFASATRNSLDSVSDRDHVLELLSNAAISMVHLSRFAEDLIFFNTGEAAFIDLSDRVTSGSSLMPQKKNPDALELIRGKCGRVQGALTGMMMTMKGLPLAYNKDMQEDKEGLFDALDTWMDCLNMASLVLEGIQVKRPRAKEAAQQGYANSTELADYLVAKGVPFREAHHIVGEAVVEAIKQGKALEALTLADLQKFSSVIGDDVYPILELQSCLDKRAAKGGVSPQQVAQAIADAKARLGL